In Microbacterium sp. AB, a single genomic region encodes these proteins:
- a CDS encoding glycerophosphodiester phosphodiesterase — translation MTHAAAGTPAPDRPLSFAHRGSSARAPQNTMAAFERAARSGASGVEIDVHLTRDGVVVLMHDDTVDATTDGTGAIARLTVAELRALDAGSWFGPGFAGERVPTWEEFLRFADREPHLEILLEIKGEWGIDAVEILLAPLAPGGAFAHLAPRVIAQSFWPSSVAACRDALPSLRRGLLVLDLSAWDPSSAPEVTEEEAETYRRGPLRFAAVDEAIRTAADLEAEMLNPMGSFLASDPTLVDRIHAAGLRAMVWTLNAPDAWALAARSGADGVITDDPEGYAAWSPS, via the coding sequence GTGACCCACGCCGCAGCCGGCACACCGGCTCCGGATCGTCCCCTCTCGTTCGCGCATCGCGGAAGCTCTGCGCGCGCTCCGCAGAACACGATGGCGGCGTTCGAGCGGGCGGCCCGCAGCGGCGCCTCGGGCGTCGAGATCGACGTGCATCTCACGCGAGACGGCGTCGTCGTGCTGATGCACGACGACACCGTCGATGCGACGACCGACGGCACGGGCGCGATCGCCCGGCTCACGGTCGCGGAGCTGCGCGCCCTGGACGCGGGATCGTGGTTCGGCCCCGGCTTCGCCGGGGAGCGCGTCCCGACATGGGAGGAGTTCCTCCGCTTCGCCGATCGCGAACCGCACCTCGAGATCCTCCTGGAGATCAAGGGCGAGTGGGGGATCGACGCGGTCGAGATCCTGCTCGCCCCGCTCGCCCCGGGCGGCGCGTTCGCTCACCTCGCGCCGCGCGTGATCGCGCAGAGCTTCTGGCCGTCGTCGGTCGCCGCATGCCGTGACGCTCTGCCGTCGCTGCGCCGGGGGCTTCTCGTGCTCGACCTCTCGGCGTGGGATCCGTCGAGCGCTCCCGAGGTGACCGAGGAGGAGGCGGAGACGTACCGGCGAGGGCCGCTGCGGTTCGCCGCCGTGGACGAGGCGATCCGGACGGCGGCGGACCTGGAGGCGGAGATGCTCAACCCGATGGGGTCCTTCCTCGCCTCCGACCCGACGCTCGTCGACCGCATCCACGCGGCGGGGCTGCGGGCGATGGTGTGGACGCTCAACGCGCCGGACGCCTGGGCGCTCGCCGCGCGGTCCGGGGCGGATGGCGTCATCACCGACGACCCCGAGGGGTATGCCGCCTGGTCGCCGTCGTAG
- a CDS encoding ABC transporter substrate-binding protein has protein sequence MYQRLSPRGTIGRRTAFAAGAVVAALGLAACAGPSTAGAPAAEADEVIDWSTIEPATEITFWSNHPGMSQQVEEELIAQFTEETGIAVDLVTAGADYDEVAQKFQSTSQSPDALPDVVIASDVWWFRYQLNDQIMPLDDVLDAIDADAADFQQSLYSDYEFDDRHWAVPYARSTPLFYYNKDLWSAAGLPDRGPETWQELEEWNADLAAVLPEDGSTLGLSVGPSWGAWWFENMIWGHGGAYSDGFTPTLDTPEAIEAGDWLGGIFAEDGMATVSQDSQADFSAGIVASTIGSTGSLTGTLDAAAFEVGTAFLPDGEVEAGTPTGGTGLAIPSSRSPEQQLAAAMFLEFLTNTDNTAYFSQNTGYMPVRTSAVESDTMKQVYDEVPQMRTAVDQLAERARVQDDVRVFVPGADAILSGAIEEIVLSGTDAQTAFEKITPQLETAYAENVEPYL, from the coding sequence GTGTATCAGCGTCTGTCCCCCCGCGGCACGATCGGACGTCGCACCGCGTTCGCCGCCGGAGCCGTCGTCGCCGCGCTCGGCCTGGCGGCCTGCGCGGGACCGAGCACCGCCGGAGCGCCCGCCGCCGAAGCGGACGAGGTGATCGACTGGTCGACGATCGAACCCGCGACCGAGATCACCTTCTGGAGCAACCATCCCGGGATGTCGCAGCAGGTCGAGGAGGAGCTCATCGCGCAGTTCACCGAGGAGACGGGCATCGCCGTCGATCTGGTGACCGCGGGAGCCGACTACGACGAGGTCGCGCAGAAGTTCCAGTCGACGAGCCAGTCGCCGGACGCCCTGCCGGACGTCGTCATCGCATCGGACGTCTGGTGGTTCCGCTACCAGCTCAACGACCAGATCATGCCGCTCGACGACGTCCTCGACGCGATCGACGCCGACGCCGCTGACTTCCAGCAGAGCCTCTACTCGGACTACGAGTTCGACGACCGGCACTGGGCGGTCCCGTATGCCCGTTCGACGCCGCTGTTCTATTACAACAAGGACCTCTGGAGCGCGGCCGGTCTGCCCGATCGCGGACCCGAGACCTGGCAGGAGCTCGAGGAGTGGAACGCCGACCTCGCCGCCGTCCTGCCCGAGGACGGGTCGACGCTCGGTCTGTCGGTGGGTCCGTCGTGGGGCGCGTGGTGGTTCGAGAACATGATCTGGGGCCACGGCGGGGCGTACTCCGACGGCTTCACGCCGACGCTCGACACCCCGGAGGCGATCGAGGCGGGCGACTGGCTGGGCGGGATCTTCGCGGAGGACGGGATGGCCACCGTCTCGCAGGACTCGCAGGCGGACTTCTCCGCGGGCATCGTCGCGTCGACCATCGGCTCGACCGGCAGCCTCACGGGAACCCTCGACGCGGCGGCGTTCGAGGTCGGCACGGCCTTCCTGCCCGACGGAGAGGTGGAGGCGGGAACCCCGACGGGCGGCACCGGCCTGGCCATCCCCTCCTCGCGCTCGCCGGAGCAGCAGCTCGCTGCGGCGATGTTCCTGGAGTTCCTCACGAACACCGACAACACCGCGTACTTCTCCCAGAACACGGGCTACATGCCGGTGCGGACGTCCGCGGTCGAATCCGACACGATGAAGCAGGTCTACGACGAGGTCCCGCAGATGCGCACGGCGGTCGACCAGCTCGCCGAGCGTGCGCGGGTGCAGGACGACGTGCGCGTGTTCGTGCCGGGTGCGGACGCGATCCTCAGCGGCGCGATCGAGGAGATCGTGTTGAGCGGGACGGATGCGCAGACGGCCTTCGAGAAGATCACGCCCCAGCTGGAGACCGCGTACGCCGAGAACGTCGAGCCCTACCTGTGA
- a CDS encoding carbohydrate ABC transporter permease: MAGRTRTATRVSGGALMLLLTVVMALPLVWLLIASLKSPQEMYALPIQWLPERMTLDNYAAAADTIPLGRLFLNSVVITTLGAGLKVVLGICCAYALVFLDIPFRGFFFALVIGTLMIPAQITIIPNYALVAQLGWLNTYAGIILPGLASAFGTFLFRQSFRGLPVSVLEAAELDGAGHWRKLWRFVVPLSWPTVAAVALVSVVAEWNDYLWPFLVTERADMMTLPVGLTLLKNIDGLSNWGVLLSATVVVMLPVLIVFLFLQRRLAQGLVAGAVTG; this comes from the coding sequence ATGGCCGGGCGGACCCGGACGGCGACCCGCGTGTCGGGCGGCGCCCTCATGCTGCTCCTCACGGTCGTCATGGCGCTTCCGCTCGTCTGGCTCCTCATCGCGAGCCTCAAGTCGCCGCAGGAGATGTACGCGCTGCCGATCCAGTGGCTCCCGGAGCGGATGACGCTCGACAACTACGCGGCGGCCGCGGACACGATCCCGCTCGGGCGCCTCTTCCTGAACAGCGTCGTCATCACGACGCTGGGAGCGGGGCTCAAGGTCGTGCTCGGCATCTGCTGCGCCTATGCGCTCGTCTTCCTCGACATCCCGTTCCGGGGGTTCTTCTTCGCGCTCGTGATCGGCACGCTGATGATCCCCGCGCAGATCACGATCATCCCGAACTACGCCCTCGTGGCGCAGCTCGGCTGGCTGAACACGTACGCCGGCATCATCCTGCCGGGTCTGGCGAGCGCCTTCGGGACGTTCCTGTTCCGGCAGAGCTTCCGAGGCCTCCCCGTCTCCGTCCTCGAAGCCGCCGAGCTGGACGGCGCGGGGCACTGGCGCAAGCTTTGGCGCTTCGTCGTCCCGCTGTCGTGGCCCACCGTCGCGGCCGTCGCGCTGGTGTCGGTCGTGGCCGAGTGGAACGACTACCTCTGGCCGTTCCTCGTCACCGAGCGCGCGGACATGATGACGCTCCCCGTCGGGCTCACGCTGCTGAAGAACATCGACGGTCTGAGCAACTGGGGAGTCCTCCTGTCGGCGACCGTCGTGGTCATGCTGCCCGTTCTCATCGTGTTCCTGTTCCTCCAGCGGCGACTGGCGCAGGGCCTCGTGGCCGGCGCCGTCACCGGCTGA
- a CDS encoding carbohydrate ABC transporter permease codes for MTPLLTEPLRVPPAPARPAPRPAPRPSRPPRTRRRRRDLAWFALLAGPNIALLLVFVYAPMLQSVYYSTLQWNLGSPVARQIGLGNYIEWFTASSTPRVVTTTVVFGVVTVGGAMALGLGTALLLNQGLRGSAVARTIVFAPYVLSGFAVGVLWLFIFDPRYGAMNALLRSIGVDGPQWYTEPPWPMVMIVVVYLWRNLGYVALIYLAGLQAIPQDVKDAAALDGAGTLRTLRSVILPLLGPTTFFLFITLLLSSLQAFDVIQAMTQGGPLSSTTTVMYQVYLESFVNGRAGYASAIATVLFVVLIAITAVQMRFVEKKVHY; via the coding sequence ATGACTCCTCTCCTCACCGAGCCCCTGCGCGTGCCGCCTGCGCCGGCGCGCCCCGCCCCGCGACCCGCTCCTCGCCCGTCGAGGCCCCCTCGCACCCGGAGGCGTCGACGAGACCTCGCCTGGTTCGCGCTGCTCGCGGGGCCGAACATCGCCCTGCTCCTCGTCTTCGTGTACGCCCCGATGCTGCAGAGCGTCTACTACTCGACGCTGCAATGGAATCTCGGCTCTCCCGTGGCGAGGCAGATCGGCCTCGGCAACTACATCGAGTGGTTCACCGCGTCCAGCACGCCGCGTGTGGTGACGACGACGGTCGTCTTCGGGGTCGTGACGGTCGGCGGGGCGATGGCGCTCGGGCTGGGCACGGCTCTCCTCCTCAACCAGGGTCTTCGCGGCAGCGCCGTCGCCCGCACGATCGTCTTCGCGCCCTACGTCCTCTCCGGGTTCGCCGTCGGCGTGCTGTGGCTGTTCATCTTCGACCCCCGCTACGGGGCGATGAACGCGCTGCTGAGGAGCATCGGCGTCGACGGCCCGCAGTGGTACACGGAGCCGCCCTGGCCGATGGTGATGATCGTCGTCGTCTACCTCTGGCGGAATCTCGGCTATGTGGCGCTCATCTATCTCGCAGGACTCCAGGCGATCCCGCAGGACGTCAAGGACGCCGCCGCGCTCGACGGGGCCGGAACGCTCCGCACGCTCCGGTCGGTGATCCTGCCGCTCCTCGGTCCGACGACCTTCTTCCTGTTCATCACGCTGCTGCTGAGCTCGCTGCAGGCCTTCGATGTCATCCAGGCGATGACCCAGGGCGGCCCCCTCTCGTCGACGACCACGGTGATGTACCAGGTGTATCTGGAGAGCTTCGTCAACGGACGAGCCGGCTACGCGTCGGCGATCGCGACGGTGCTCTTCGTCGTGCTCATCGCCATCACCGCGGTCCAGATGCGTTTCGTCGAGAAGAAGGTGCACTACTGA
- a CDS encoding DEAD/DEAH box helicase: MASSLLDRIRTTDGDADALYDAFVEWTTGRGLVLYAAQDEAVIELVSGSNVVLATPTGTGKSLVAVAAHAAAFARGGRTYYTAPIKALVSEKFFALVDVFGAENVGMVTGDSSVNPDAPIVCCTAEILANLALRQGADADVDQVVMDEFHYYGDADRGWAWQVPLLLLPRAQFLLMSATLGDTSAIQADLSRRTGRQTTLVSGAERPVPLHFEYSTHPVHETVEKLLEERETPVYIVHFSQAAAMERAQALASVKVTTRAQRDEIAEAIGGFRFTTAFGKTLSRLVRSGIGVHHAGMLPRYRRLVETLAQRGLLRVICGTDTLGVGINVPIRTVMITALSKYDGTRMRRLSAREFHQIAGRAGRAGFDPYGNVLVLAPDHEIENAQALRKAGDDPVKRKRVQRKKAPQGFVSWSEQTFEKLVGAEPEPLQPQLQITSAMLINVIGRGGDVFENVRSLVFDNHEPRARQYALARRALAIFRTLRDAGIVEVDAHGAIRLVVELQPNFALNQPLSPFALAAIELLDPDGGADGVGTGSYALDVVSVIEATLDDPRAVLSQQEYKARGEAVAAMKREGVEYEERMNALEDVTYAKPLADLLQQSFEVFASSQPWVRDFELRPKSVVRDMFEQAMSFAEFVNWYQLGRSEGLVLRYLSDAYRAIRQTVPAEARTEELRDIIEWLGELVRQVDSSLVDEWEALASGADGDDATSVVPPAPPSVVVNRRAFTVLVRNEMFRRVQLAALEKDAELAALDPDVDWPAVLDRYYVEHDAIGTGGASRSPALCRIEEEPALWRVEQTIDDPAGDHDWRIRAEVDLGASAEEGAAVVRVTEVVRL; the protein is encoded by the coding sequence ATGGCCTCCTCCCTGCTCGACCGCATCCGAACGACCGACGGCGATGCGGACGCGCTCTACGACGCGTTCGTCGAGTGGACGACCGGGCGCGGCCTCGTGCTGTACGCCGCGCAGGACGAGGCGGTCATCGAGCTCGTCTCGGGCAGCAACGTCGTCCTCGCCACGCCGACGGGCACGGGGAAGTCGCTCGTCGCGGTCGCCGCGCACGCCGCCGCCTTCGCCCGCGGCGGGCGCACCTACTACACGGCGCCCATCAAGGCTCTCGTGAGCGAGAAGTTCTTCGCGCTCGTCGACGTCTTCGGCGCCGAGAACGTCGGGATGGTCACGGGCGACTCCTCGGTCAACCCGGATGCGCCCATCGTCTGCTGCACAGCGGAGATCCTCGCCAACCTCGCACTCCGTCAGGGGGCGGACGCCGACGTCGACCAGGTCGTGATGGACGAGTTCCACTACTACGGCGACGCCGACCGCGGATGGGCGTGGCAGGTGCCGCTGCTGCTCCTGCCACGCGCCCAGTTCCTCCTCATGTCGGCGACGCTCGGCGACACGTCGGCCATCCAGGCCGACCTGTCCCGGCGGACGGGGCGCCAGACGACGCTCGTCTCGGGGGCGGAGCGTCCCGTGCCGCTGCACTTCGAGTACTCCACGCATCCCGTGCACGAGACGGTCGAGAAGCTCCTCGAGGAGCGAGAGACGCCGGTCTACATCGTGCACTTCTCGCAGGCCGCCGCGATGGAACGGGCGCAGGCGCTCGCGAGCGTCAAGGTCACCACGCGCGCGCAGCGCGACGAGATCGCCGAGGCCATCGGCGGGTTCCGCTTCACGACGGCGTTCGGCAAGACGCTCTCGCGCCTCGTCCGCTCCGGCATCGGCGTGCATCACGCCGGGATGCTCCCGCGGTACCGGCGGCTCGTCGAGACGCTCGCCCAGCGCGGCCTCCTCCGCGTCATCTGCGGGACGGACACGCTCGGGGTCGGCATCAACGTGCCCATCCGCACCGTCATGATCACCGCCCTGTCGAAGTACGACGGCACGCGGATGCGGCGGCTCTCGGCCCGCGAGTTCCACCAGATCGCGGGACGGGCGGGCCGGGCGGGCTTCGACCCCTACGGCAACGTGCTCGTCCTCGCCCCCGATCACGAGATCGAGAACGCCCAGGCGCTGCGGAAGGCCGGCGACGATCCCGTCAAGCGCAAGAGGGTGCAGCGGAAGAAGGCGCCGCAGGGCTTCGTCTCGTGGAGCGAGCAGACGTTCGAGAAGCTCGTCGGCGCCGAGCCGGAGCCGCTGCAGCCGCAGCTGCAGATCACGAGCGCCATGCTCATCAACGTCATCGGACGCGGCGGCGACGTCTTCGAGAACGTCCGCTCGCTCGTGTTCGACAACCACGAGCCGCGCGCACGGCAGTACGCGCTCGCGCGCCGGGCCCTGGCGATCTTCCGCACGCTGCGCGATGCCGGCATCGTCGAGGTCGACGCGCACGGCGCCATCCGCCTCGTCGTCGAGCTGCAGCCGAACTTCGCCCTCAACCAGCCGCTGTCGCCCTTCGCGCTCGCCGCGATCGAGCTCCTCGACCCGGACGGGGGAGCGGACGGCGTCGGCACGGGATCGTACGCGCTCGACGTCGTGAGCGTCATCGAGGCGACGCTCGACGACCCGCGCGCCGTCCTCTCCCAGCAGGAGTACAAGGCGCGCGGCGAGGCCGTCGCGGCGATGAAGCGCGAGGGCGTCGAGTACGAGGAGCGGATGAACGCCCTCGAGGACGTCACGTACGCCAAGCCGCTCGCCGACCTGCTCCAGCAGTCGTTCGAGGTGTTCGCGTCGAGCCAGCCCTGGGTGCGCGACTTCGAGCTGCGTCCGAAGTCGGTCGTGCGCGACATGTTCGAGCAGGCGATGTCGTTCGCGGAGTTCGTGAACTGGTACCAGCTCGGCCGCAGCGAGGGGCTCGTGCTGCGGTATCTCAGCGACGCGTACCGGGCCATCCGGCAGACCGTCCCCGCCGAGGCTCGGACGGAGGAGCTGCGCGACATCATCGAGTGGCTCGGCGAGCTCGTCCGGCAGGTCGACTCGAGCCTCGTCGACGAGTGGGAGGCGCTCGCATCGGGCGCCGACGGCGACGACGCGACCTCCGTCGTGCCGCCGGCGCCGCCGTCCGTCGTCGTCAACCGGCGCGCGTTCACGGTCCTCGTGCGCAACGAGATGTTCCGGCGCGTGCAGCTCGCGGCGCTCGAGAAGGACGCCGAGCTCGCGGCACTCGACCCCGACGTCGACTGGCCGGCGGTGCTCGACCGGTACTACGTCGAGCACGACGCGATCGGGACGGGCGGGGCGTCTCGATCGCCCGCGCTCTGCCGCATCGAGGAGGAGCCCGCGCTCTGGCGCGTCGAGCAGACGATCGACGACCCCGCGGGCGACCACGACTGGCGCATCCGCGCCGAGGTCGACCTCGGCGCGTCGGCGGAGGAGGGCGCCGCCGTCGTCCGCGTCACCGAGGTCGTGCGGCTGTAG
- a CDS encoding threonine aldolase family protein, whose product MTPLHDTAPRGFASDNYAGVHPDVLAAIAAANDGHQVAYGEDSYTARLQEVLAGHLGEPVEAFPVFNGTGANVTALQSMLPRWGGVVAASTAHIHVDEQGAPERIGGIKLLTVPTPDGKLTPELVDREAWGWGDVHRAQPLAVSITQSTELGTVYTPEEIRAIADHAHELGMHVHVDGARIANAAAALDLPLRAFTRDAGVDVLSLGGTKNGAMLAEAIVVLNPEASTGLAYLRKLNMQLASKMRFVSAQLLALFDGDLWLRNARHANAMAQRLRAGVEAGLADGSIRGVRLTRETQANGVFAILPGGVADRLREGFRFYDWDEATGEVRWMCAFDTTEADVDAFVAAIARETAAVV is encoded by the coding sequence GTGACCCCTCTGCATGACACGGCCCCGCGTGGATTCGCCTCAGACAACTACGCGGGCGTCCACCCCGATGTGCTCGCCGCGATCGCGGCGGCGAACGACGGGCACCAGGTCGCCTACGGCGAGGACTCGTACACCGCCCGCCTCCAGGAGGTGCTCGCCGGGCACCTCGGCGAGCCCGTCGAGGCGTTCCCCGTCTTCAACGGCACGGGCGCCAACGTGACGGCGCTGCAGTCGATGCTGCCGCGCTGGGGCGGGGTCGTCGCCGCGTCGACGGCGCACATCCACGTCGACGAGCAGGGGGCCCCGGAGCGCATCGGCGGCATCAAGCTGCTGACCGTCCCGACGCCGGACGGCAAGCTCACGCCCGAGCTCGTCGACAGGGAGGCGTGGGGATGGGGCGACGTGCATCGCGCGCAGCCGCTGGCGGTGTCGATCACGCAGTCGACCGAGCTCGGCACGGTGTACACGCCGGAGGAGATCCGCGCGATCGCCGATCACGCGCACGAGCTCGGGATGCACGTGCACGTCGACGGCGCGCGCATCGCGAACGCCGCAGCGGCCCTCGACCTGCCGCTGCGGGCGTTCACGCGCGACGCGGGCGTCGACGTGCTGAGCCTCGGCGGCACGAAGAACGGCGCGATGCTCGCCGAGGCGATCGTCGTCCTGAACCCGGAGGCGTCGACCGGGCTCGCCTATCTCCGCAAGCTCAACATGCAGCTGGCGTCGAAGATGCGGTTCGTGTCGGCGCAGCTGCTCGCGCTGTTCGACGGCGACCTCTGGCTGCGCAACGCCCGTCACGCGAACGCGATGGCGCAGCGGCTGCGGGCGGGCGTCGAGGCGGGTCTCGCGGACGGATCGATCCGCGGCGTGCGCCTCACGCGCGAGACGCAGGCGAACGGCGTGTTCGCCATCCTGCCCGGCGGCGTGGCGGACCGGCTCCGCGAGGGCTTCCGCTTCTACGACTGGGACGAGGCGACGGGCGAGGTGCGCTGGATGTGCGCCTTCGACACGACCGAGGCGGACGTCGACGCCTTCGTCGCGGCGATCGCCCGGGAGACAGCGGCGGTCGTATGA
- a CDS encoding YigZ family protein, which produces MSRRYPATIAAPVDRELVVRKSRFIARLSPVSSPEEADAVIAAVRKSSWDARHHCVAMVTGVLGDQARSSDDGEPSGTAGIPMLEVLRRRELTDVVAVVTRYFGGVKLGTGGLVRAYSTAVSEALDHAAIVRRAALTRMTVEVPHTDAGRIDNLLREWVTTHGATLGETGYSAAATFDLWVPETLVSRLRDDLASASSGALVPVVGEERIVDVRA; this is translated from the coding sequence ATGAGCCGCCGGTATCCCGCAACGATCGCCGCGCCGGTGGACCGCGAGCTCGTGGTCAGGAAGTCGCGCTTCATCGCGCGCCTCTCCCCCGTCTCGTCGCCGGAGGAGGCCGACGCCGTCATCGCCGCGGTCCGCAAGAGCTCCTGGGACGCACGGCACCACTGCGTCGCGATGGTCACGGGAGTGCTCGGCGACCAGGCGCGATCGTCCGACGACGGCGAGCCGTCGGGGACGGCCGGCATCCCGATGCTCGAGGTGCTGCGGCGCCGCGAGCTGACCGACGTCGTCGCGGTCGTGACGCGCTATTTCGGCGGAGTCAAGCTCGGCACGGGCGGCCTCGTCCGCGCCTACTCGACGGCCGTGTCGGAGGCGCTCGACCACGCCGCGATCGTGCGTCGGGCGGCGCTCACGCGGATGACCGTCGAGGTGCCGCACACCGACGCCGGCCGCATCGACAACCTGCTGCGCGAGTGGGTGACGACGCACGGCGCGACGCTCGGCGAGACGGGATACAGCGCCGCGGCGACCTTCGACCTCTGGGTGCCGGAGACGCTCGTTTCTCGGCTCCGCGACGACCTCGCCTCCGCCTCGTCGGGCGCGCTCGTCCCCGTCGTGGGCGAGGAGCGCATCGTCGACGTCCGCGCGTGA
- a CDS encoding GAF domain-containing sensor histidine kinase: MTTGPDIEFPDVPRSELEHAIEDLLDKAQRVLHTQGRLRRLLAATRSVGEGLDLPVVLNRIVEAATDLVGARYGALGVIGPDGALEEFFHVGIDDETAARIGEPPRGRGILGAVVEGAEPVRLDRIGDDPRAYGFPAHHPPMEGFLGVPIAIRGEVYGSLYLADREDGPFSVEDEELLTALAASAAAAIDNARLFGQAERRRRWAVASAETAAAVLDADTADPLTVVTETLLHLADAAVVALLTAAPVGGVRVDSAWGEAAATLEGRLLAAGTTVAEEVIAAGDARVSGSGPVASLGPGTGLGPFLTVPISLPGGGRAALAVARSAGGRQFTDVDLDMAMEFASHAGVALQLHDARRVRERLTLLEDRERIARDLHDNVIQRLFGAGMTLNALDPGSVPPEVSGKIDTVTRLLDEAIAEIRASVFALREVPAERPSLRQRLLDVAGDVAAAFPTPARVLFEGDVDEAIPVAVLPDIEAVVREGLSNAARHAAASEVAVTVVADDEGIRVSVADDGTGVAAPKRSSGLANLSARAAAWSGTSSLLPREGGGAVLDWRIPAPPRDKDDA; this comes from the coding sequence GTGACGACCGGCCCGGACATCGAGTTCCCCGACGTGCCCCGCTCAGAGCTCGAGCACGCGATCGAGGACCTGCTCGACAAGGCCCAGCGCGTGCTGCACACGCAGGGGCGTCTCCGCCGGCTGCTGGCCGCGACGCGGTCGGTGGGCGAGGGTCTCGACCTGCCCGTCGTGCTGAACCGGATCGTCGAGGCCGCCACCGATCTGGTGGGCGCGCGATACGGCGCGCTCGGCGTCATCGGGCCGGACGGCGCTCTCGAGGAGTTCTTCCACGTCGGCATCGACGACGAGACGGCCGCGCGCATCGGGGAGCCCCCGCGCGGTCGAGGGATCCTCGGCGCCGTCGTCGAGGGGGCCGAGCCGGTGCGTCTCGACCGGATCGGCGACGACCCCCGCGCATACGGCTTCCCCGCGCACCATCCGCCCATGGAGGGCTTCCTCGGCGTCCCGATCGCGATCCGCGGCGAGGTGTACGGGAGCCTCTACCTCGCCGACCGGGAAGACGGCCCGTTCTCCGTCGAGGACGAGGAGCTCCTCACGGCGCTCGCCGCGTCGGCGGCCGCCGCGATCGACAACGCGCGCCTCTTCGGGCAGGCCGAGCGGCGCCGGCGGTGGGCCGTCGCGTCCGCCGAGACCGCCGCGGCCGTGCTCGACGCCGACACCGCCGATCCGCTCACCGTCGTGACCGAGACCCTCCTGCACCTCGCCGACGCCGCGGTCGTCGCCCTCCTGACCGCCGCACCCGTCGGCGGGGTGCGGGTGGACTCGGCGTGGGGCGAGGCGGCCGCGACGCTGGAGGGCCGGCTGCTCGCCGCCGGCACGACGGTCGCCGAAGAGGTCATCGCCGCGGGAGACGCCCGGGTGTCGGGATCCGGGCCGGTCGCCTCCCTGGGCCCCGGCACGGGGCTCGGGCCGTTCCTGACCGTCCCGATCTCGCTCCCGGGCGGCGGACGGGCCGCGCTCGCGGTCGCGCGCAGTGCAGGGGGGAGGCAGTTCACGGACGTCGACCTCGACATGGCGATGGAGTTCGCGTCGCACGCGGGCGTCGCCCTGCAGCTGCACGACGCACGGCGGGTGCGCGAACGCCTGACGCTCCTGGAGGACCGCGAGCGCATCGCCCGGGATCTGCACGACAACGTCATCCAGCGCCTGTTCGGGGCGGGGATGACGCTGAACGCGCTGGATCCGGGAAGCGTGCCGCCCGAGGTGTCCGGCAAGATCGACACCGTGACGAGGCTGCTGGACGAGGCGATCGCGGAGATCCGCGCCTCGGTGTTCGCCCTCCGCGAGGTGCCGGCGGAGCGTCCCTCGCTCCGGCAGCGGCTCCTCGACGTGGCGGGCGACGTCGCCGCGGCGTTCCCGACGCCGGCCAGGGTGCTCTTCGAGGGCGACGTCGACGAGGCGATCCCCGTCGCCGTCCTGCCCGACATCGAGGCCGTCGTGCGCGAGGGGCTCTCCAACGCCGCACGCCACGCCGCCGCGTCCGAGGTGGCCGTCACGGTCGTCGCCGACGACGAGGGCATCCGCGTGAGCGTGGCCGACGACGGCACGGGGGTCGCCGCGCCGAAGAGGTCGAGCGGGCTGGCGAACCTCTCCGCCCGCGCGGCCGCATGGAGCGGCACCAGCTCCCTGCTCCCCCGCGAGGGGGGCGGGGCCGTGCTGGACTGGCGCATCCCCGCACCGCCGAGAGACAAGGACGACGCATGA
- a CDS encoding response regulator transcription factor — MIRIFLADDHELVRRGIAEILEREPDMTVVGEAGTARAAVARIDALEVDVAVLDYRLPDGTGVGVCREVRSRRPALPCIILTAFDDEAALDAAVLAGASGWLLKDIRGTGLVEAVRDVAAGRRLIGDAVRRRAHERLVQQREDDAADLTLRERQILGLITEGLTNRQIGERLGIAEKTVKNYVTGLLDKLGLERRTQAAVYGMAHRRPGGGTAPGQ; from the coding sequence ATGATCAGGATCTTCCTCGCCGACGACCACGAGCTCGTCCGCCGGGGCATCGCGGAGATCCTCGAACGCGAGCCCGACATGACCGTGGTCGGCGAGGCGGGGACGGCGCGCGCCGCCGTCGCGCGCATCGACGCGCTGGAGGTCGACGTCGCCGTGCTCGACTACCGCCTTCCGGACGGCACCGGCGTGGGCGTGTGCCGGGAGGTGCGGTCTCGCCGGCCGGCTCTGCCGTGCATCATCCTCACCGCCTTCGACGACGAGGCGGCGCTCGACGCCGCCGTGCTCGCGGGGGCGAGCGGATGGCTGCTGAAGGACATCCGGGGTACGGGGCTCGTCGAGGCCGTGCGCGACGTCGCGGCGGGGCGGCGGCTGATCGGCGACGCCGTGCGGCGCAGGGCGCACGAGCGTCTCGTGCAGCAGCGCGAGGACGACGCCGCCGACCTCACCCTCCGGGAGCGGCAGATCCTGGGCCTCATCACCGAGGGGCTCACCAACCGGCAGATCGGCGAGCGACTCGGGATCGCCGAGAAGACCGTGAAGAACTACGTCACGGGCCTGCTCGACAAGCTCGGCCTCGAGCGCCGCACCCAGGCCGCGGTGTACGGCATGGCGCACCGCCGGCCCGGTGGGGGGACGGCTCCGGGTCAGTAG